The following are encoded together in the Scomber scombrus chromosome 7, fScoSco1.1, whole genome shotgun sequence genome:
- the cpvl gene encoding probable serine carboxypeptidase CPVL, translating to MDTTRLWRETLGLLLLWACLDSSQSRSCSSLFCRKLHRVSGLNGVDPGSPLFLTPYLEKGAIDEARKLSLVGDLPGANVKSYSGYLTVNKKYNSNLFFWFFPALMPTQKNAPVLLWLQGGPGGTSMFGLFVEHGPYVVYKNMTVGSRDYAWTSRYSVLYIDNPVGTGFSFTDDDKGFAQNQDDVGRDLYSALTQFFQLFPEYQSNEFYATGESYAGKYVPAISYYIHKNNPTAKVKINFKGMAIGDGLCDPEMMLGGYGDFMYQTGMIDELQKDYVVQQTDYGVKLIQQQKWVEAFEVFDSLLNGDVAPYPSFFQNATGCTNYYNYMTCQEPEDQGYFSQFVTLPEVRHAIHVGNLTFHDGSEVEKHLLQDVMKSIKPWLGVLMDNYRVLIYSGQLDVIVAAPLTERFLPTVNWTGAADYKQAPRFHWKVQPSDTEVAGYVRQVNEFYQVIIRGGGHILPYDQPARSFDMIDRFLSTRGWI from the exons ATGGACACGACGAG GCTGTGGAGGGAAACACTGGGTCTCCTGTTACTGTGGGCCTGTCTGGACTCTTCACAGTCACGAAGCTGCTCGTCGTTGTTCTGCCGAAAATTGCACCGTGTCAGCGGCCTCAATGGAGTCGACCCTGggtctcctctttttctcactcCTTACTTGGAAAAAGGCGCCATAGATGAAG ccaGGAAACTGAGTCTAGTCGGAGATCTACCAGGCGCCAATGTCAAGAGTTATTCTGGGTATCTCACCgtcaacaaaaaatacaacagcaACCTCTTCTTTTGGTTCTTTCCTGCACTGATG CCAACCCAAAAGAATGCTCCAGTCCTGCTGTGGCTGCAGGGTGGACCTGGTGGCACCTCCATGTTTGGCCTCTTTGTGGAACATGGACCATATGTGGTTTATAAGAATATGACAG TTGGTTCGAGGGATTACGCTTGGACAAGCAGATATTCCGTTTTGTACATTGACAATCCG GTTGGAACAGGTTTCAGCTTCACTGACGATGACAAAGGTTTTGCTCAGAACCAGGACGATGTCGGCAGGGATCTGTACAG tgctttaaCACAGTTCTTCCAACTCTTCCCTGAGTATCAGTCCAATGAGTTCTACGCAACAGGAGAG TCTTATGCTGGGAAGTATGTTCCTGCCATTTCTTACTACATCCACAAAAACAACCCCACTGCTAAGGTGAAAATCAACTTTAAGGGAATGGCCATTGGTGATGGGCTCTGTGATCCAGAAATG ATGCTGGGTGGTTACGGTGACTTCATGTACCAAACAGGCATGATAGATGAACTCCAGAAAGACTATGTGGTCCAGCAGACAGACTATGGGGTGAAGCTCATCCAGCAGCAGAAGTGGGTGGAAGCTTTTGAG GTTTTTGACAGCTTGCTGAATGGTGACGTGGCACCTTATCCCTCCTTCTTCCAAAATGCTACAGGTTGCaccaactactacaactacatGACATGCCAG GAGCCTGAAGACCAGGGGTACTTCTCCCAGTTTGTGACTCTGCCAGAGGTGCGACATGCCATCCATGTGGGCAACCTGACGTTCCACGACGGCTCAGAGGTGGAGAAACACCTCCTGCAGGATGTCATGAAGAGCATCAAACCTTGGCTTGGTGTGCTGATGGACAACTATAGG GTCTTAATCTACAGTGGTCAGCTGGATGTCATTGTAGCCGCTCCTTTGACTGAGAGGTTCCTGCCTACCGTCAACTGGACTGGGGCCGCTGATTACAAACAAGCCCCTCGCTTCCACTGGAAGGTTCAGCCCAGTGACACAGAGGTGGCAGGTTATGTAAGACAAGTGAATGAGTTTTACCAG GTCATCATTCGAGGAGGGGGTCACATTCTGCCTTATGACCAGCCAGCGAGGTCCTTTGATATGATTGACAGATTCCTCTCAACACGGGGCTGGATATGA